The Endozoicomonas montiporae CL-33 genome contains a region encoding:
- a CDS encoding recombinase family protein, with amino-acid sequence MFSRARLGALSKKKGMWMGGNPPLGYDVNERKLIINPEEAEVVKLIFKTFVKTRSIIATCEVVNEQGHKTKQIALREGGNRGGIDFAKNTIHRILKNRIYIGEIGNKGQWYPGEHKPIITMDLWAKAHGTFDVHASLRSRESRSRKSPSFLRGLLFGPDGHALTTSSTRRNGQQFRYYVSRTAQAKGYKNAPLPPLSATAVENLILEETRKRLTSPELLFKVWQQASEVDNTISEEVIRTALNDLASIWDELFAPEKRRLVELLIKRIELDLNQVTIYYQPDGINAVTQELQGAA; translated from the coding sequence ATGTTCAGCCGAGCCCGGCTTGGAGCGCTCTCGAAAAAGAAAGGCATGTGGATGGGTGGCAATCCGCCACTGGGTTATGACGTCAATGAGCGCAAACTCATTATTAATCCTGAAGAAGCGGAAGTCGTTAAGCTGATTTTTAAAACTTTCGTCAAAACACGCTCGATCATTGCCACTTGTGAAGTAGTGAACGAACAGGGTCATAAAACCAAACAAATAGCTTTGCGGGAGGGTGGTAACCGAGGTGGCATCGACTTTGCCAAAAACACCATTCACCGTATTCTGAAGAACAGAATCTACATTGGTGAGATTGGTAACAAAGGGCAATGGTATCCCGGTGAGCACAAACCGATTATTACTATGGATTTGTGGGCGAAGGCTCATGGTACCTTCGATGTGCATGCCAGCCTGCGTTCCAGGGAATCACGAAGCAGAAAGAGCCCTTCCTTCTTGCGAGGGCTATTGTTCGGGCCTGATGGTCATGCACTGACCACCAGCAGTACACGCCGTAACGGGCAACAGTTCCGTTATTACGTAAGTCGCACTGCACAGGCCAAAGGTTACAAAAACGCGCCCCTGCCGCCTCTGTCGGCCACAGCGGTGGAGAACCTGATACTGGAAGAAACCCGCAAACGACTGACCAGCCCGGAGCTGCTGTTTAAAGTCTGGCAGCAAGCCAGTGAAGTGGATAACACCATCAGCGAAGAAGTCATTCGAACGGCATTAAACGATCTCGCTTCCATCTGGGATGAACTGTTCGCACCGGAAAAGCGTCGTCTGGTTGAATTGCTGATCAAGCGCATTGAGCTGGATCTGAACCAAGTGACCATTTACTACCAGCCCGACGGCATTAATGCCGTCACCCAAGAACTGCAAGGAGCTGCATAA
- a CDS encoding IS110 family transposase — MSRRSTSNRSHSDRVKKRIAGHLEKINLFAAGIDIGSESHFVAVPEELDEQPVRSFGCFTADLEAMADWLVKLGITTVVMESTGIYWIPAFEILESRGLDVKLVNARHVKNVAGRKSDVLDCQWLLQLHTYGLLNGAFRPDEQVCSLRSYRRQRDTLVGYRASHIQHMQKALRQMNLLLDNVVTDITGKTGMTIIRAILNGQRNPVELARYRDKHCKKSEEEIAKSLKGHYRDEHVFALRQAVELYDTYDEKIRACDKALEQKLNTFDSKDDKDSQKLSTPDKPSKKRKSRCAPDFDVRSELNRVSGVDLTDIDGIDENTALKIVSEIGLDMSRWPSAKHFASWLGLCPGTKISGGKVLNRKTKRLPGAAATAFRLAAYSLTRSKSALGAYYRRMRSKLGAPKAITATAHKLARLVYSMLKHGSQYVDEGQEYFEQRYRERVLKTLKQKAKDMGFTLTPVETAVG; from the coding sequence ATGTCTCGCCGCAGCACATCCAACCGTTCCCATTCTGACAGAGTCAAAAAGCGTATTGCCGGACATCTGGAGAAAATCAATCTCTTTGCTGCTGGTATTGATATCGGGTCAGAGTCACATTTTGTTGCTGTGCCAGAAGAGTTAGATGAACAACCGGTGCGTTCGTTTGGCTGTTTTACCGCAGACCTTGAAGCTATGGCTGACTGGCTCGTAAAGCTTGGCATTACCACCGTTGTGATGGAGTCAACCGGAATTTACTGGATACCTGCGTTTGAAATACTGGAATCCCGGGGACTTGATGTAAAGCTGGTCAATGCACGACATGTAAAGAATGTTGCCGGACGTAAGTCTGATGTTCTGGACTGCCAATGGCTTTTGCAGTTACATACTTACGGATTGCTCAATGGCGCGTTCCGCCCGGATGAACAGGTTTGTTCATTGCGATCCTATAGACGACAACGTGACACTCTTGTTGGCTACCGTGCTTCCCACATCCAGCATATGCAAAAGGCACTTCGACAGATGAATCTGTTACTGGATAATGTGGTGACTGATATTACCGGAAAAACCGGTATGACTATTATCCGCGCCATACTGAATGGGCAGCGGAATCCTGTGGAGCTGGCCAGATATCGTGACAAGCACTGCAAAAAATCCGAGGAAGAAATCGCCAAATCCCTGAAGGGGCATTATCGGGATGAGCATGTATTTGCTCTGCGGCAAGCTGTTGAACTTTACGATACTTATGATGAAAAAATCAGGGCTTGTGACAAAGCTCTGGAACAGAAGCTCAACACATTTGACAGCAAAGATGATAAAGACTCTCAAAAGCTTTCTACGCCAGATAAGCCTTCAAAAAAACGGAAGTCCCGTTGCGCTCCAGACTTTGATGTACGTTCAGAACTCAACCGGGTGAGCGGTGTCGATCTGACTGATATCGATGGCATTGATGAAAATACGGCTCTGAAGATTGTTTCAGAAATCGGTCTGGATATGAGTCGATGGCCTTCCGCTAAACATTTTGCCTCCTGGTTAGGGCTCTGTCCCGGAACCAAAATATCCGGTGGTAAAGTTCTGAACCGGAAAACCAAGCGTTTGCCAGGCGCAGCCGCAACAGCATTCAGGTTGGCGGCTTATTCACTGACCAGATCAAAAAGTGCTTTGGGTGCTTATTACCGAAGAATGCGAAGCAAGCTTGGTGCTCCAAAGGCGATTACGGCAACAGCGCATAAGCTGGCAAGGCTGGTTTACAGTATGCTCAAGCATGGGAGCCAGTATGTAGATGAAGGTCAGGAATACTTTGAGCAGCGGTACAGAGAAAGAGTTTTGAAAACCCTGAAGCAGAAGGCTAAAGATATGGGCTTCACATTAACGCCGGTTGAAACCGCCGTCGGTTAG